ttcaaacttgCTCAGATTTATGAGTGAAATTTATTACCATTTGCTGTTCATATACcatgtataaaaaatgtatgtatgagttaacattaaaagtgaaacatgtgtaaagaaatgcttttaatgattttaaattttagttaccagagcaatttcaaaataaatgaattttataaGAACTGCAGTACTTCTTCCTATAATGTTTTGTGGATTTCTTTTTTCCATGATCATCTTAAAGTCAGAAGCATGTTGACTGGACCTTCATGACATTgatcaataaaatatttaactgTCAATGActgttataaatacattttttgaacatgtatataattatttctcCTTACACGACTTGATATTGATTTCAGGTGTATCCTTCAGCACCAAAGCTACAGCACCCAATTGGAATGCATTAACTTACACTGTAGAAGGAACACTACAACTGCCATATGCTGAGATCACAGAACCATTCTCAGCTTATTATGATGCCAAAAATAACAAGAGCAGAATAGATTATTATGGAGGTATGGAAAAagaaagttttatatatattgtaaatatttagttaatatatatttcaatgtATTTGTAGAAGAAACTGCCATTTCGAAATAGGCTCAACTTTGTTGGTACCAGtttgttatttaagaaataattcatggaagccatagatttgttggaaatttacacatggcctgggccgtgatattcgaattttatcctgagcgttagcgagggataaaattaacgaatatcacggcccaggccatgtgtaaatttacaacaaatctatggcttccatgaattatttcgattctaataggacaaatacgatcattaaaaaactgaagcgatgatgggtataccgtgtgtgtggctgttctgttttacccactgttcgataaatgtaaaacaaatctaataaacctgcatgaatgatttcttaactaaccactagaaaaaaaatgtgattactttttttacttctcagtaaacccaacatttgcaattttaaatttacatttttatgccccacctacgatagtagaggggcattatgttttctggtctgtgcgtctgttcgtccgtctgtctgtctgttcgtccgtctgtcccgcttcaggttaaagtttttggtcaaggtagtttttgatgaagttgaagtccaattgacttcaaacttggtacacatgttccctatgatatgatctttttaattttaatgccaaattagagattttacccgaatttcacggtccactgaacatagaaaatgatagtgctagtggggcattcgtgtactgaggacacattcttgtttatcgtAAGCTGCCGttaaattcactgttgacatgttgtaaccaaggagccgccatgttgacttgctgaaattagtaaatgtgcgaataatgcaatagaacagaaaacaagcaacacctacctcaatactttattttaatgcaattgtatccgagtttagaaggtaaacgcaatagaaaaaccttcagctttgacgttttcattcgtatgacgtcatgttttgaaatgacgttaatgcgccaaaatcattactggaatttcgcggaattttaatttattttgtttttatccatttttccgttctctaatgtgtaaattctttttgttatgcgtcagaatcagtataaatgttctgtagggttttattcaattgtaattgttgacacagcgaaatccacaaccgtttacacataggttacgatacacgtggatttacgtgggaggcatatttaaacagccatttgtgtacatcttggagtctgcgctaagtatagatatatcgagaattttatcacggtgttgtttacaaagcgaaagaagcacgtcatattagaattattatttcaaaacatttttaacatttgtaacaTGATTGGTATTTTTTCCTGATCTTTGAATGAGTTAACTTCTGTTATTTTGAGAAAAGTTCAAAGTATTCTTTGATATGCAGCAATACCAGCTATGTACAtttgagaggtttagcgctataaaaccaggtttaatccaccattttctaaatttgaaaatgcctgtaccaagtcaggaatatgacagttcttgtctattcgtttgatgtgttttctcatttgattttgccatgtgattatggactttccgatttgatttcctctgaattcagtatttttgtgattttacttttgacttgttgaagtattttttaaaataactaaaaataaacacaaaccTGATAAACACATACTGCTGTTAATGTCAATAGCTGCTGTTAATGTCAATAGCAGCTGTTAATGTCAATAGTTGCTGTTAATGGCAATAGCTGCTGGTAATGTCAATAGCTGTTAATGTCAATAGCAGCTGTTAATGTCAATAGTTCCTGTTAATGGCAATAGTTCCTGTTAATGGCAATAGCTGCTGGTAATGTCAATAGCTGTTAATGTCAATAGCTGCTGGTAATGTCAATAGCTGCTGGTAATGTCAATAACTGCTGTTAATGTCAATAGCTGCTGGTAATGTCAATAGCTGCTGTTAATGTCAATAGCTGCTGGTAATATCAATAGCTGCTGTTAATGTCAATAGCTGCTGGTAATGTCAGTAACTGCTGTTCATGTCAATAGCTGCTGTTAATGTCAATAACTGCTGGTAATGTCAATAGCTACTGGTAATGTCAAAAGCTGCTGGTAATGTCAATAGCTGCTGGTAATGTCAATAGCTGCTGTTAATGTCAATAGCTGCTGGTAATGTCAATAGCTGGTAATGTCAATAGCTGCTTGTAATGTCAATAGCTGCTTATAATGTCAATAGCTGCCTGACAGGGAGTAGTTTTGATTATCAAATTAAATCATGTCCTTGATTATAATAGAAACTTTAAACTTTAAGGTATGGTTATCACTATCCAGAGATCAGATATGACGAAATTTGGTGTAAGTTACAAACTTGCTCCCATGTCAACAGAGAAACAATTGAATATGGATATGTGTTTCCAAGTCAATGGTACAAACAATGATGATGCTGTTACAATCCAGTCCATTCTACCAGATCTCACAGGATTTGAGGTAAATCATACTTTACTTTTATACTTATCTTTGACAGATGTGATATAGTTTACTAATCTTTGATAGATGTGATATAGTTTACTAATTTTAAGATTATATTAGCTTGACTTATCAATACAaagcaaaaaaatacttttaacagAAATGCTAGAAACAAGAAgaactgatctgagagtactctaGTTTCCAACAATAACAACTGCACAAAAATCATGTTGCTGAGACAAAATATCAATCAGTGCACAACTAgagatttagtgtaaagacgtcataaacagtctaGGAAAACAGGACCTTGTTAAATGCTAGATTATAAGTCTCGACAAGTATTCTACCAACTTGACAGGTACaaacaattttgtaataaatgttaaaaaaaaaagtgaacataGGACTTTATTATATTGGCTAACAACTCAGTTCATATGGCATTAAGAAtttatgttttcttattttttattaaatgttttttttatgattaaagatGATTGGTGTGGAGATGAAGAGTGgtaataattgtacaaaatggCAGAAAGTTGATTTCCAGGGAAAAAAGAAGAATGTTTACACAATGTGGGTAGGACCAGATGGTAAAATGCCAGTCCGTTATGAGATGCATGGATACGATTCACTTCTTGGATCACATTATGACAAATATTATTTGGATTATATCAATTTTGGTACAAATAATATAGACTCAAAGAAATTTGATCCACCAACTAGTAAGTTCTAATTTAAGATGAAATAATAATCATGATTATGGCAGAAAATTAAGCAAGCAAGTTTTAAGAGTACTAGTTCTATATATAAAAGTACAATAAGCTTACCTTTTGTATGGATAAATACACCAAATTGCAGCTAACAGTTTAACTGAGGCAAGCAAATTTTCAGTACTTTTTAttgatacaatgtatatatgaaaAGCAAACttcttagttttgtttttttcaatttaagaatTTAGTATTTGATAGACTGTTAAATATATTGACAACTTCAAAGTCTTATTTTACACCCCAGAATATTCAAAGCTTGACACATATATAAACATagataattaatttatttatattgtagagACACTAGTTtattggttgttgttttttgtgaTATTCAACTGATATTGGGGTGCTATCTCATTGAGTTTACCCGTTTctcacatttattatttttttaagtggATATATTTATATAGCATCATGCAACATTTAGATGTATTTTTTCTGATAGACATGACATGTGGAGGATTCCCTGGTCCAGGAATAAAAGAACATAGAATCATGATGAACCCAATGAGAGAATATATAAACAATGACCAAACACATATTGACCAAATGTTTGGCTTCTATAAAAACCAGCACAGTAAACAATACCCCTCAGTAGAAGAGCATGAgcaaagaaaacatatatttagacATAATGTTAGGTCAGTATTGAATTTTACTTAGTTTTATTCTTTTAtggtataaaacaataaaataagcGTGGCACGGAATTAAGCATGGTGGTAGAAATTAAAGCATGGTACACACTTTCCGTCTGTCTTTGTAACAATGAAACAGATTTTATTGGATATTCCACTGATTATTATTGTCTCATTTGCAGCAAATGCCACAAATAGATAAGGCATGTGATTATTATTCTTAGGGCATAAACAAATGGTTAACATGCTTAAAAGTTTGATATTTCACTTGTATTGAGCTTATGATGAAACCTGTCAACGCAAGATCAAATCAGACAGCTTTCTTGTTAATACAGGATAGATAAGACAGGTTACCTGTGTGTGGAGGAAAAATTAGACAGAATACATTTAAATGCATATAATTCAGTTTAGACAGTTTATAAACTGTTAAAATGCAGGATTCGCAAAATTCTACTAAATTGTTATATTGTTAAGTCAAACATAAAACTTTGACAACTTTTCATTGTGGTACAAATGCCTAGAATACGCATTGATTATTACTTTTTGATTGTAGATATATCCACTCGAAGAACAGAGCTGGTTTAACATACAGACTGGCTGTCAATCACCTGGCAGATAAATCATCAGAAGAACTAAAACTAATGAGAGGATTTAGATATACACCTGGTAACCATGGTGGTCTGCCATTTGAAAGATCCAAATATAACTTAAAAGATGTTCCAGCTAATCTGGATTGGAGATTATATGGTAAGATATTTTATAGTTTCATACTTCTGATTAaagttgaattttttaaataaaagaaatatattagaTTTTGAacttatgaaaataatattttaggtgCTGTAAATCCTGTCAAAGACCAGGCAGTGTGTGGATCATGTTGGAGTTTTGGAACCACAGGAACAATAGAAGGAGCTTATTTCCTTAAGGTAAGGGACAATAAAGGGAGCTTATTTCCTTAGATAAGAgaatttccgatttgaattttccttggtgtttttgttattttacttttttcggtACATTCAAATTGGTCAAATTGATCCTGAAAAGTGTAAACTAGTACTTTTAGTTGCCTCTCAATGTATGAGCTATATAATGGTATATATTCAATCACTTGCAAAGTTGATGGTGTAAAAAGTTTATTTCTAGGTACATTTGTACTTGACAAAGTAACTCTTATAaagtttaattttacaaagaacctcttataaaatttgattttacaaAGTACCTCTAAGGCTCTTATAAAGTTTGATTTGACAAAGTACCTCTTATAAAGTTTGATTTGTCATCATGATTCACTAGTAGTATATATAACTTTATAAGCTTAGTGTAGTTCATAAATAAAGTATCTCTGACTGTTTGTGATAAGATCATAACTGAATCATATAAATAGAGTGTTTAAGATAAGAGCTTTACCGGTGACACATACAGTATAATCTTGTAACTATCAAATTGAAAGTTGCAAACCTTTTAAATACAAGAATGATAGTCTTTTTAAAAGTGTTCCtatcttaattttgttttttgtcgtaattgtttttgattttgaatCTGTGGAGAAAGAAAATGACTTTGTCTTTGATTTGGGTGCACTATTCATGATATAAATTATAGTGAGTTGTtgactgtaaattcagaaatttataATTGCCATTTGTTGACCAATGGGCCAAAAGTTAAGATTGATTGTTGTGATTTTTAAGAAATGTTGCATTATTTACATATGTAGAATgttatcaaaattattatattttatttttttgccaaaactgcaatttttacaacaataaaacatcacaaaaaaggataaatttacaaaatgttatgtcaagtgaacatggtgaagttttttgtatatttttttcattttacagaCAGGAAATTTGGTAAGGTTATCCCAGCAAGAATTGATGGATTGTTCCTGGGGAGAAGGTAACAATGCCTGTGATGGAGGAGAAGATTTCAGAGCATACCAGTATATCATGAAAAATGGGGGTCTCACAACAGAGGAACAATATGGTGGATATTTAGGCCAGGTATGACATAAAGCACAGCAAGTAGACAATAAAAAATTTCATATacacataatgtatatataagaAAGCACACAGAATTTTTTTGACACATTAATGTATTGGACAAATAAGACTTGAAAAGAGAGCTATTAGAAAGTGCTTggaataaaatatgtgtaaagaAACATTTTACTTAAATGTtataacttacatgtatatagatatgcTGCTATTGGTGATCAATACATATTGCCTGGTGCACAGTATGGATGGTGCTTTGATAATCTGCTTTTAAaactattttcttaaaaaatgctTTATTTATTATGTACTTTAAAATTAACCCGATGAGGAAGAGAGGTCAGCTAGCAGGCATATTCTAAAAATAGCATCAATCTATAAAGAATAGCTATGGGAATTCAGATTTGTTAAGAGCATTTATATTGCTTCTTGAATTTTATCCAAATAAGAGAAATTTTACTAATTAGTAAGTATTGGTActtatttctattatttttagTAATATCAGGATCACTCTTTGCCATGCCATCATAAATGGGTTTTTGAGACAAAACAAGCTTTAATTTGCAGATGGAGTTACACTATACACTATTTGGCTATATCTCATAGTACCTGacatcttgtttttatataagaGCATGGATATCAGCAAAAATGTTGGCAATCTTCACTTTTATGTCTGTTTCTAATGTTGTTTTTGCAAATGTCCTTTATATGCTGTATTTATCTATTGTAACATACTTTTATGAAACATACTAATAACTATAATATTAAATCTTTCAGGATGGTCAATGTAGAAAAGACAAAGTGACACCAATTGCTAAACTGAAGAACTATGTGAACATAACACAGTATGACCAACAAGCATTGACATTTGCTATTGCCCATATGGGACCAGTTTCTGTGGGTATTGATGCATCATATTTGTCACTGTCATTCTATGCTAATGGTGTATATTATGAACCAAAGTGTGGTAAGTGTGCTTCTATGCTAATGGTGTATACTATGAACCAAAGTGTGGTAAGTGTCATTCTATGCTAATGGTGTATACTATGAACCAAAGTGTGGTAAGTGTGCTTCTATGCTAATGGTGTATACTATGAACCAAAGTGTGGTAAGTGTCATTCTATGCTAATGGTGTATACTATGAACCAAAGTGTGGTAAGTGTGCTTCTATGCTAATGGTGTATACTATGAACCAAAGTGTGGTAAGTGTGCTTCTATGCTAATGGTGTATACTATGAACCAAAGTGTGGTAAGTGTGCTTCTATGCTAATGGTGTATACTATGAACCAAAGTGTGGTAAGTGTGCTTCTATGCTAATGGTGTATACTATGAACCAAAGTGTGGTAAGTGTGCTTCTATGCTAATGGTGTATACTATGAACCAAAGTGTGGTAAGTGTCATTCTATGCTAATGGTGTATACTATGAAC
This sequence is a window from Mytilus edulis chromosome 1, xbMytEdul2.2, whole genome shotgun sequence. Protein-coding genes within it:
- the LOC139522873 gene encoding digestive cysteine proteinase 1-like is translated as MVEMLKEVQFAVCIVLCFGVSFSTKATAPNWNALTYTVEGTLQLPYAEITEPFSAYYDAKNNKSRIDYYGGMVITIQRSDMTKFGVSYKLAPMSTEKQLNMDMCFQVNGTNNDDAVTIQSILPDLTGFEMIGVEMKSGNNCTKWQKVDFQGKKKNVYTMWVGPDGKMPVRYEMHGYDSLLGSHYDKYYLDYINFGTNNIDSKKFDPPTNMTCGGFPGPGIKEHRIMMNPMREYINNDQTHIDQMFGFYKNQHSKQYPSVEEHEQRKHIFRHNVRYIHSKNRAGLTYRLAVNHLADKSSEELKLMRGFRYTPGNHGGLPFERSKYNLKDVPANLDWRLYGAVNPVKDQAVCGSCWSFGTTGTIEGAYFLKTGNLVRLSQQELMDCSWGEGNNACDGGEDFRAYQYIMKNGGLTTEEQYGGYLGQDGQCRKDKVTPIAKLKNYVNITQYDQQALTFAIAHMGPVSVGIDASYLSLSFYANGVYYEPKCGNKPDDLDHAVLAVGYGTMNGQAYWLIKNSWSTYWGMDGYVLMSQKDNNCGVATDATYVVIE